The proteins below come from a single Beutenbergia cavernae DSM 12333 genomic window:
- the pknB gene encoding Stk1 family PASTA domain-containing Ser/Thr kinase, translating into MDELPRVLAGRYEVGELIGRGGMAEVHIGRDNRLSRRVAIKVLRSDLARDPTFQARFRREAQSAAALNHPAIVSVYDTGEDIVMSPTGVETHLPFIVMEYVEGHTVRDLLRDGAALPIDEAVDIVSGVLSALEYSHHAGIVHRDIKPANVMITPTGDVKVMDFGIARAMADSAATMTQTQAVVGTAQYLSPEQARGEVVDARSDVYSTGALLFELLTGRPPFIGDSPVSVAYQHVREEAPTPSSIAPDVPEELDRIVLTALAKDRDVRYQSAAEFRSDLEAARAGGVVGAPSVGAIRAANAGPATEATQVLGAPAAAAATAAVLADDGAGEDEGGGPRKWWIWVLAILGVLLIGAIIWALLNRGDDPGGNETPTPTQVAVPNVEGMTQDDAREALEALELEPDFSRTEASDTIEQDLAIRSDPAAETQVDPGTTVYVYISAGPDTITVPEVRNQTQQQARDTLIEAGFDAANISTAPVDDADLAQNQAAGTDPAAGQEVAPNATIVLQIATGNVAVPDLTGLTEAEAQQLLQDNNLVFARVEQPTGDIDPGIVVDWTPNTIVPRFSTITVSIAIAPPEPTPTPTETPSATEGPTEPPDEEP; encoded by the coding sequence GTGGACGAGCTCCCACGCGTCCTCGCGGGCCGTTACGAGGTCGGCGAGCTGATCGGGCGCGGCGGCATGGCCGAGGTGCACATCGGCCGCGACAACCGCCTGTCCAGGCGTGTCGCGATCAAGGTGCTGCGCTCCGACCTGGCACGCGACCCCACCTTCCAGGCGCGGTTCCGCCGCGAGGCCCAGTCGGCGGCCGCCCTCAACCACCCGGCGATCGTCTCCGTCTACGACACCGGCGAGGACATCGTCATGTCCCCGACCGGCGTCGAGACCCACCTGCCGTTCATCGTCATGGAGTACGTCGAGGGGCACACCGTCCGCGACCTCCTGCGCGACGGCGCCGCGCTGCCGATCGACGAGGCTGTCGACATCGTCTCGGGTGTGCTGTCCGCCCTCGAGTACTCCCACCACGCGGGGATCGTGCACCGCGACATCAAGCCCGCCAACGTCATGATCACGCCGACGGGCGACGTCAAGGTCATGGACTTCGGCATCGCGCGGGCGATGGCCGACTCCGCGGCCACGATGACGCAGACCCAGGCCGTCGTCGGCACCGCGCAGTACCTCTCCCCGGAGCAGGCGCGCGGTGAGGTCGTCGACGCGCGTTCGGACGTCTACTCGACCGGCGCGCTCCTGTTCGAGCTCCTCACCGGTCGGCCGCCGTTCATCGGCGACTCACCGGTCTCCGTCGCGTACCAGCACGTGCGGGAGGAGGCGCCGACGCCGTCGTCAATCGCTCCGGACGTGCCGGAGGAGCTCGACCGCATCGTGCTCACGGCGCTCGCCAAGGACCGCGACGTGCGCTACCAGAGCGCCGCCGAGTTCCGCTCCGACCTCGAGGCCGCGCGCGCCGGTGGTGTGGTGGGGGCGCCGTCCGTCGGCGCGATCCGCGCGGCCAACGCCGGGCCGGCCACCGAGGCGACGCAGGTGCTCGGCGCGCCGGCTGCCGCGGCGGCGACGGCGGCTGTCCTCGCGGACGACGGTGCCGGCGAGGACGAGGGCGGCGGACCGCGGAAGTGGTGGATCTGGGTCCTCGCGATCCTCGGGGTGCTGCTCATCGGCGCGATCATCTGGGCGCTCCTCAACCGTGGCGACGATCCCGGTGGGAACGAGACGCCGACGCCGACGCAGGTGGCCGTTCCGAACGTCGAGGGGATGACGCAGGACGACGCCCGGGAGGCGCTCGAAGCGCTCGAGCTCGAACCTGACTTCAGCCGCACCGAGGCGAGCGACACCATCGAGCAGGATCTGGCGATCCGGTCCGACCCTGCGGCCGAGACCCAGGTCGACCCCGGGACCACCGTGTACGTGTACATCTCGGCCGGGCCGGACACGATCACGGTGCCGGAGGTCCGCAACCAGACGCAGCAACAAGCGCGGGACACGTTGATCGAGGCGGGCTTCGACGCGGCCAACATCAGCACCGCGCCGGTGGACGACGCCGACCTGGCCCAGAACCAGGCCGCGGGCACCGATCCGGCAGCCGGTCAGGAGGTCGCCCCCAACGCGACGATCGTGCTCCAGATCGCCACCGGGAACGTGGCGGTGCCTGACCTCACCGGCCTGACCGAGGCGGAAGCGCAGCAGCTGCTCCAGGACAACAACCTCGTGTTCGCTCGTGTCGAGCAGCCGACCGGCGACATCGACCCGGGCATCGTGGTCGACTGGACGCCGAACACCATCGTGCCCCGCTTCTCGACGATCACGGTGTCGATCGCGATCGCACCGCCGGAGCCGACGCCGACGCCCACGGAGACGCCGTCAGCGACCGAAGGCCCGACCGAGCCGCCGGACGAAGAGCCCTGA
- a CDS encoding rhomboid family intramembrane serine protease, which produces MITLTIIVICAAIELLRYVAPGLYSEVYQAMAFSAAIGEVQPYRFLSAAFLHGGLLHLAFNMYALWIVGGFLEQMLGRWRYAALFLLSAIGGSVGYLLLADPLSRAWTIPVVGASGAVFGLFAAIVFVLRSTGRNASQILVLIAINVVIGFVVPGIAWQAHLGGMVTGALLAVAFVYAPPRIRSWSSPAACVAVAVLLVVASFAKYAAV; this is translated from the coding sequence GTGATCACGCTGACGATCATCGTCATCTGCGCGGCGATCGAGCTGCTGCGGTACGTGGCGCCGGGGCTGTACTCCGAGGTGTACCAGGCGATGGCGTTCTCGGCGGCCATCGGCGAGGTGCAGCCGTACCGGTTCCTCTCCGCCGCGTTCCTGCACGGCGGGCTGCTCCACCTGGCGTTCAACATGTACGCGCTCTGGATCGTGGGCGGCTTCCTCGAGCAGATGCTCGGCCGCTGGCGGTACGCGGCCCTGTTCCTGCTGAGCGCGATCGGTGGGTCGGTCGGGTACCTGCTGCTCGCCGACCCCTTGTCCCGTGCGTGGACGATCCCGGTGGTCGGGGCGTCCGGCGCCGTGTTCGGGCTGTTCGCCGCGATCGTGTTCGTGCTGCGCAGCACGGGCCGGAATGCGTCGCAGATCCTCGTGCTCATCGCGATCAACGTGGTCATCGGCTTCGTCGTGCCGGGCATCGCATGGCAGGCGCACCTCGGCGGCATGGTGACGGGCGCGCTGCTCGCCGTCGCGTTCGTGTACGCGCCGCCGCGGATCCGGTCGTGGTCGAGTCCCGCGGCGTGCGTGGCGGTGGCGGTGCTGCTGGTCGTTGCGTCGTTCGCGAAGTACGCCGCCGTCTGA
- a CDS encoding carbohydrate ABC transporter permease produces MTAQTLSHPAATSQAGAPSGTARRRRGVRPARVVAFAILVVLALAWLIPVLWAVLTSFKTEADAAAFPISIWPTQGFTLEAFRTTLAEGMVPRWAWNSLLTSTAVTVITVVISSLAGYAMSRFDFAGRRMLLAVTVASIMIPGQILIVPLFQQMLTFNLVDTYWGIILPQVIAAPMVFILKKFFDQIPRELEEAALMDGASRLRILWQIVVPLSRPILGAVSIFVFIGAWNNFLWPFIVVNKAELMTLPVGLQTVISAYGIQYAQNMAQAVLAALPLIVVFLFFQRQIIKGISTTGIAGA; encoded by the coding sequence ATGACTGCGCAGACCCTCTCCCACCCCGCCGCCACCTCCCAGGCGGGCGCTCCCTCCGGCACGGCTCGACGACGCCGCGGCGTGCGTCCGGCCCGCGTGGTCGCCTTCGCGATCCTCGTGGTGCTCGCTCTCGCCTGGCTCATCCCGGTGCTGTGGGCGGTGCTCACCTCGTTCAAGACCGAGGCGGACGCCGCGGCGTTCCCGATCTCGATCTGGCCGACGCAGGGCTTCACGCTCGAGGCCTTCCGCACCACCCTCGCCGAGGGCATGGTGCCGCGCTGGGCGTGGAACAGCCTGCTCACGTCGACGGCGGTCACGGTGATCACCGTAGTGATCTCGTCGCTCGCCGGCTACGCGATGTCGCGGTTCGACTTCGCCGGCCGGAGGATGCTGCTCGCCGTCACCGTCGCGTCGATCATGATCCCCGGCCAGATCCTCATCGTGCCGCTGTTCCAGCAGATGCTGACGTTCAACCTCGTCGACACCTACTGGGGCATCATCCTCCCGCAGGTCATCGCGGCGCCGATGGTGTTCATCCTCAAGAAGTTCTTCGACCAGATCCCGCGGGAGCTGGAGGAGGCGGCGCTCATGGACGGCGCGAGCCGGCTGCGGATCCTGTGGCAGATCGTGGTGCCGCTGTCGCGCCCGATCCTCGGGGCCGTGTCGATCTTCGTGTTCATCGGCGCATGGAACAACTTCCTGTGGCCGTTCATCGTCGTCAACAAGGCCGAGCTCATGACGCTCCCGGTCGGTCTGCAGACTGTCATCAGCGCCTACGGCATCCAGTACGCGCAGAACATGGCTCAGGCGGTCCTCGCGGCCCTGCCGCTGATCGTGGTGTTCCTGTTCTTCCAGCGGCAGATCATCAAGGGCATCTCCACCACCGGGATCGCCGGCGCCTGA
- a CDS encoding LacI family DNA-binding transcriptional regulator: MTTVRPQGARRATVKEVAALAGVSPKTVSNVLNDFEGVRPQTRERVQAAMVELDFVPNLAARGLRNGRSGIIGLALPDLSTPYSAMALQHVVEAARRAGWGVQVEETGAEPSREHELVARARDRLVDGLILNPIVLERSIVRFGSDLPPVVLIGEVEDQHVDHVGVDSRAAAADVTAFLVSSGHRRILALGTAPRAEAATAHLRLEGYRDALAAAGLDEDVRLEVHVPAWSPQAAEAAVERVVADDVRFDAVFAFTDSMAIGALRALTRAGLRVPDDVSLVGFDDVPLAASLVPSLTTVAGDYDDLAATSVRFLGERVAGATVPPRTHFIAHRIVDRESTRSRL, from the coding sequence ATGACCACCGTGCGGCCGCAGGGCGCCCGTCGAGCCACCGTGAAGGAGGTGGCGGCGCTCGCCGGCGTCTCGCCGAAGACCGTCTCGAACGTCCTCAACGACTTCGAGGGCGTGCGCCCCCAGACGCGGGAGCGCGTCCAGGCGGCGATGGTCGAGCTGGACTTCGTGCCGAACCTCGCCGCGCGTGGCCTGCGGAACGGGCGGTCGGGGATCATCGGGCTCGCGCTCCCCGACCTGTCGACGCCGTACTCGGCGATGGCCCTGCAGCACGTGGTCGAGGCGGCGCGTCGGGCGGGATGGGGTGTCCAGGTCGAGGAGACGGGCGCGGAGCCGTCCCGGGAGCACGAGCTCGTGGCGCGGGCGCGCGACCGGCTCGTCGACGGCCTCATCCTCAACCCGATCGTGCTCGAGCGGAGCATCGTGCGGTTCGGCTCCGACCTGCCGCCGGTGGTGCTCATCGGCGAGGTCGAGGACCAGCACGTCGACCACGTCGGCGTCGACTCGCGCGCGGCGGCAGCTGACGTCACGGCGTTCCTCGTCTCCTCCGGGCACCGGCGGATCCTCGCGCTGGGCACAGCTCCGCGCGCCGAGGCGGCGACGGCGCACCTGCGCCTCGAGGGGTACCGGGACGCGCTCGCGGCCGCCGGCCTCGACGAGGACGTGCGGCTCGAGGTGCACGTGCCGGCCTGGTCGCCGCAGGCGGCCGAGGCGGCCGTCGAGCGGGTGGTGGCCGACGACGTCCGGTTCGACGCCGTGTTCGCCTTCACCGACTCCATGGCGATCGGGGCGCTCCGGGCGCTGACCCGCGCGGGGCTGCGCGTGCCCGACGACGTCAGCCTCGTCGGGTTCGACGACGTCCCGCTGGCGGCGAGCCTCGTGCCGTCGCTGACCACCGTGGCCGGCGACTACGACGACCTCGCGGCGACCTCGGTGCGGTTCCTCGGCGAGCGGGTGGCGGGGGCGACCGTGCCTCCACGGACCCACTTCATCGCGCACCGGATCGTCGATCGCGAGTCGACGCGTTCTCGCCTCTGA
- a CDS encoding anthranilate synthase component II, which translates to MSRILVIDNYDSFVYTIVGYLQQLGAETVVLRNDATGDVPEDLAGYDGVLVSPGPGTPHEAGTSMEIIRRCASNGVPMLGVCLGHQALAEVYGGVVTHAAELMHGKTSRVEHDGAGVLAGLDSPFTATRYHSLAVVTESVPAELSVTAWTGAGTTPIVMGVQHRELPLYGVQFHPESVLTEGGHRLLANWLAITGDADAVDRSRGLAPLAPVSPR; encoded by the coding sequence ATGAGTCGCATCCTCGTCATCGACAACTACGACAGCTTCGTCTACACGATCGTCGGCTACCTGCAACAGCTCGGCGCCGAGACGGTCGTGCTCCGCAACGACGCGACGGGCGACGTGCCCGAGGACCTGGCCGGCTACGACGGCGTCCTGGTCTCCCCCGGCCCCGGCACCCCGCACGAGGCCGGCACGAGCATGGAGATCATCCGGCGGTGCGCGTCGAACGGCGTCCCGATGCTCGGCGTGTGCCTCGGCCACCAAGCGCTCGCGGAGGTGTACGGCGGCGTCGTCACGCACGCGGCGGAGCTCATGCACGGCAAGACGTCGCGCGTGGAGCACGACGGCGCCGGGGTCCTCGCGGGGTTGGACTCGCCGTTCACCGCGACCCGGTACCACTCGCTCGCGGTCGTCACCGAGTCGGTGCCCGCAGAGCTGAGCGTCACGGCCTGGACCGGCGCCGGGACGACGCCGATCGTCATGGGTGTACAGCACCGGGAGCTGCCGTTGTACGGCGTCCAGTTCCATCCGGAGTCCGTGCTCACGGAGGGTGGCCACCGGCTTCTCGCGAACTGGCTCGCGATCACCGGCGACGCCGACGCCGTGGACCGCAGCCGTGGTCTGGCGCCGCTCGCGCCCGTCAGCCCTCGCTGA
- a CDS encoding carbohydrate ABC transporter permease — protein MTAQLGTPPRALTEAVRPERTRRRRTENLRGWIYCAPFALAFILFLVWPTIYGLWMSFTGRSLTGANSSWLGVENYVEAFADPEVWSSLGNTVWFTVLSTIPLVLIALGIAVLVNLGIPGQWFWRLSFFLPFLLASTVVSLFWKWLFNPQLGLINDMLGNFGIPPVAWLNDPNTAMHAVVITTVWWTIGFNFLLYLAALQNIPDQLYEAASLDGAGSWRKFVSITLPQLAPTTVLVGVLQILASLKVFDQIYQMTGGGPAGATRPILQYVYEVGFTGYRLGYASAISYIFFFLIIAVSIVYSVIAARRTVK, from the coding sequence ATGACCGCACAGCTCGGCACGCCCCCGCGTGCCCTCACCGAGGCGGTGCGCCCCGAGCGCACCCGCCGCCGACGCACCGAGAACCTGCGCGGCTGGATCTACTGCGCGCCGTTCGCGCTCGCGTTCATCCTGTTCCTCGTCTGGCCCACGATCTACGGCCTGTGGATGAGCTTCACGGGTCGCAGCCTCACGGGCGCGAACAGCTCGTGGCTCGGCGTCGAGAACTACGTCGAGGCGTTCGCCGACCCCGAGGTGTGGAGCTCGCTCGGCAACACCGTGTGGTTCACGGTGCTCTCGACGATCCCGCTCGTGCTCATCGCCCTCGGCATCGCGGTGCTCGTGAACCTCGGCATCCCGGGCCAGTGGTTCTGGCGGCTGTCGTTCTTCCTGCCGTTCCTGCTGGCGTCGACCGTCGTGTCGCTGTTCTGGAAGTGGTTGTTCAACCCGCAGCTCGGACTCATCAACGACATGCTCGGGAACTTCGGGATCCCGCCCGTCGCCTGGCTGAACGACCCGAACACGGCGATGCACGCCGTCGTCATCACCACCGTGTGGTGGACGATCGGCTTCAACTTCCTGCTGTACCTCGCGGCCCTGCAGAACATCCCCGACCAGCTGTACGAGGCGGCGTCGCTCGACGGCGCCGGATCGTGGCGGAAGTTCGTCTCCATCACGCTGCCGCAGCTCGCGCCGACGACGGTGCTCGTCGGGGTGCTGCAGATCCTCGCCTCGCTCAAGGTCTTCGACCAGATCTACCAGATGACCGGCGGCGGACCCGCGGGCGCGACCCGCCCGATCCTCCAGTACGTGTACGAGGTCGGGTTCACGGGCTACCGGCTCGGATACGCCTCGGCGATCTCCTACATCTTCTTCTTCCTCATCATCGCCGTGTCGATCGTGTACTCGGTGATCGCGGCCCGTCGGACGGTGAAGTGA
- a CDS encoding peptidylprolyl isomerase: MDAIIHTSAGDIRVELLPNHAPKTVANFTGLATGTKEWTDPETGQPANRPLYDGVVFHRVIPNFMIQGGDPLGTGRGGPGYQFDDEIHPELNFTQPYVLAMANAGKIAGRGTNGSQFFITTGPTTWLQGKHTIFGRVTDEASVAVVDAIGTTATGAQDRPLEDVVISSIEIVE; the protein is encoded by the coding sequence ATGGACGCGATCATCCACACCAGCGCGGGCGACATCCGCGTCGAGCTCCTCCCGAACCACGCCCCGAAGACCGTCGCGAACTTCACCGGTCTCGCGACGGGCACGAAGGAGTGGACCGACCCCGAGACCGGACAGCCGGCGAACCGGCCTCTGTACGACGGCGTCGTCTTCCACCGCGTGATCCCGAACTTCATGATCCAGGGCGGCGACCCGCTCGGCACGGGCCGCGGCGGCCCCGGCTACCAGTTCGACGACGAGATCCACCCCGAGCTGAACTTCACGCAGCCCTACGTGCTCGCGATGGCGAACGCCGGCAAGATCGCCGGCCGCGGTACGAACGGCTCCCAGTTCTTCATCACGACCGGCCCGACCACATGGCTCCAGGGCAAGCACACCATCTTCGGCCGCGTGACCGACGAGGCGAGCGTCGCCGTCGTCGACGCCATCGGCACCACCGCCACCGGCGCGCAGGACCGGCCGCTCGAGGACGTCGTCATCAGCTCGATCGAGATCGTCGAGTAG
- a CDS encoding extracellular solute-binding protein, with protein MPPRNTPTGRAGVAPAGPNPHGTAPESAGRATPSSLTRRRLLTGGAGLLGAGALASLAACGTPSASGATQQNLSFWHLLSGPDGVTMGSLVDGFNGSQDVASLTQTVLAWGSPYYTKLAMASAGGRAPDVAIMHAARVPGYAPGGLLDSWDMDLFAELGIREEDFPERIWAKSLHDGELTAVCLDSHPFVLYYNTEIAEAAGALGSDGLLEEATTPEQFRDLAARLGDASDGGHGLAFGYLGDGSNMWRMFSTYYTQMGGTVELPIGGTMQYDEGLAVDTLEWILSLIDGDIGNASHDGGTAISEFITGKAGMFYGGVWETGNYKAQGVPFDISLVPNVFGTPAAYADSHAFVLPHQTNPDPERRRLVHEFVAYVLKNSLDWAAAGHIPAYSPVVDDPAYDDLVPQSHYADATDYLVYDPEAWFSGSGSDFHRYFGDHMQNVFMRTVPPIDGLNGFVERINALLAKPSPV; from the coding sequence ATGCCCCCACGCAACACCCCGACCGGGCGAGCGGGCGTCGCGCCCGCAGGCCCGAACCCCCACGGAACCGCACCCGAGAGCGCAGGCCGCGCGACGCCGTCGTCCCTCACCCGACGACGTCTGCTGACCGGCGGCGCCGGGCTCCTCGGCGCGGGAGCACTCGCCTCGCTGGCGGCGTGCGGCACGCCGAGCGCCTCGGGCGCCACGCAGCAGAATCTCAGCTTCTGGCACCTGCTCTCGGGTCCCGACGGCGTGACGATGGGCTCGCTCGTCGACGGCTTCAACGGCTCGCAGGACGTCGCGAGCCTCACCCAGACCGTGCTCGCCTGGGGCTCGCCGTACTACACGAAGCTCGCGATGGCCTCGGCCGGTGGCCGCGCGCCCGACGTCGCGATCATGCACGCCGCCCGGGTTCCCGGGTACGCGCCCGGTGGCCTGCTGGACTCCTGGGACATGGACCTCTTCGCCGAGCTGGGCATCCGCGAGGAGGACTTCCCGGAGCGGATCTGGGCCAAGAGCCTGCACGACGGCGAGCTGACCGCCGTCTGTCTCGACTCGCACCCGTTCGTCCTGTACTACAACACCGAGATCGCTGAGGCGGCCGGCGCGCTCGGCTCCGACGGCCTGCTGGAGGAGGCGACGACGCCGGAGCAGTTCCGCGATCTCGCCGCCCGCCTCGGCGACGCCAGCGACGGCGGCCACGGCCTCGCGTTCGGCTACCTCGGCGACGGCTCGAACATGTGGCGCATGTTCTCGACGTACTACACGCAGATGGGCGGCACGGTCGAGCTCCCGATCGGCGGGACGATGCAGTACGACGAGGGCCTCGCCGTCGACACCCTCGAGTGGATCCTCTCCCTCATCGACGGCGACATCGGCAACGCCAGCCACGACGGCGGCACAGCGATCTCCGAGTTCATCACCGGCAAGGCCGGGATGTTCTACGGCGGCGTCTGGGAGACCGGCAACTACAAGGCGCAGGGCGTGCCGTTCGACATCAGCCTCGTGCCCAACGTGTTCGGAACGCCCGCCGCGTACGCCGACTCGCACGCGTTCGTCCTGCCGCACCAGACGAACCCGGACCCTGAGCGGCGTCGCCTCGTGCACGAGTTCGTGGCGTACGTGCTCAAGAACTCGCTCGACTGGGCCGCCGCCGGCCACATCCCGGCCTACAGCCCCGTGGTCGACGACCCGGCGTACGACGACCTCGTCCCCCAGTCGCACTACGCCGACGCCACCGACTACCTCGTCTACGACCCCGAGGCCTGGTTCTCCGGCTCCGGGTCGGACTTCCACCGGTACTTCGGCGACCACATGCAGAACGTGTTCATGCGCACGGTCCCGCCGATCGACGGCCTCAACGGGTTCGTCGAGCGGATCAATGCGCTCCTCGCCAAGCCGAGCCCGGTATGA
- a CDS encoding cell division protein CrgA, which translates to MPESKSRKKPAYTPPPKSAEAKPNPAWYVPTFLTLLIVGLVWVVVTYISQSNYPVPGIGNFNLAIGFAFILVGFVMTMRWR; encoded by the coding sequence GTGCCCGAGTCGAAGTCGCGCAAGAAGCCCGCCTACACGCCGCCGCCGAAGTCTGCGGAGGCCAAGCCGAACCCGGCCTGGTACGTGCCCACCTTCCTCACGCTCCTCATCGTCGGCCTCGTGTGGGTGGTCGTCACCTACATCTCGCAGTCGAACTACCCCGTGCCGGGGATCGGCAACTTCAACCTGGCCATCGGCTTCGCCTTCATCCTGGTCGGGTTCGTCATGACGATGCGCTGGCGCTGA
- a CDS encoding class E sortase: MATPEIDSWDAVVGTDDRARPARRARQDPARRRRRPVKQSFGSRLVGFVGELLITVGVLLGLFVVWQLWWTDVEAIREQGHLIAELEETFTPSPEQAGEVRTDEPPVMTAPPLGETFAELWVPRWDADDPYRRTIAEGVDRATVLDVIGIGHYPDTAMPGDVGNFATAGHRQTFGRPFFAVDQLQTGDSLIVSTAEAWYVYTVTETAIVAPTQVSVIAPNPSDPSAEPTERLITLTTCHPLFSTRERFIVHGVLDHWVPRESGRPAELIAAEEGTG, encoded by the coding sequence ATGGCGACTCCTGAGATCGACTCGTGGGACGCCGTCGTCGGGACCGACGACCGCGCCCGGCCGGCACGACGTGCCCGGCAGGATCCCGCGCGACGCCGACGGCGCCCGGTCAAGCAGTCGTTCGGGTCGCGGCTCGTGGGGTTCGTCGGCGAGCTGCTCATCACGGTGGGTGTGCTGCTCGGCCTGTTCGTGGTGTGGCAGCTGTGGTGGACGGACGTCGAGGCGATCCGCGAGCAAGGACACCTGATCGCCGAGCTCGAGGAGACGTTCACGCCGTCGCCGGAGCAGGCGGGCGAGGTCCGTACCGACGAGCCGCCGGTGATGACGGCGCCGCCGCTGGGCGAGACGTTCGCCGAGCTGTGGGTGCCTCGCTGGGACGCCGACGACCCGTACCGGCGCACGATCGCCGAGGGGGTCGACCGGGCCACGGTGCTCGACGTCATCGGCATCGGCCACTACCCGGACACGGCGATGCCGGGCGACGTCGGGAACTTCGCCACGGCCGGCCACCGCCAGACGTTCGGCAGGCCGTTCTTCGCCGTCGACCAGCTCCAGACGGGCGACTCCCTCATCGTGTCGACCGCTGAGGCGTGGTACGTCTACACAGTCACGGAGACGGCGATCGTGGCGCCGACCCAGGTGAGCGTCATCGCCCCGAACCCCTCCGACCCGAGCGCGGAGCCGACGGAGCGCCTCATCACGCTCACGACGTGCCACCCGCTCTTCTCCACCCGTGAGCGGTTCATCGTGCACGGGGTGCTGGACCACTGGGTGCCGCGCGAGAGCGGTCGCCCCGCCGAGCTCATCGCCGCAGAGGAAGGAACGGGCTGA
- a CDS encoding DUF881 domain-containing protein, whose translation MTEKPARARTSLAVGVVAAVAGVLFATSASVFADDGERRPQDLRGLVAEENSRLGDINADVEALRSEVAELEAEVGAPPQPADADTAMGAGFVAVTGPGLVVELSDAPTGGTLPQGARADDLVVHQQDLEAVVNALWAGGAEAMTIQGQRVTSTTAVRCVGNVLLLQGKTYSPPYRVAAIGDPAELRDAVDDSPTVQVYLEYVEAYHLGWSVTQQAEIEMPAYDGDRTLTYSTVPGEGGDGDS comes from the coding sequence GTGACCGAGAAGCCCGCCCGAGCGCGCACGTCGCTCGCCGTCGGCGTCGTCGCGGCAGTGGCGGGAGTCCTCTTCGCGACGAGCGCGTCGGTGTTCGCCGACGACGGCGAACGTCGACCCCAGGACCTGCGCGGCCTCGTGGCCGAGGAGAACTCCCGACTGGGGGACATCAACGCCGACGTCGAGGCGCTCCGGAGCGAGGTGGCCGAGCTCGAGGCCGAGGTGGGCGCGCCGCCCCAGCCCGCCGACGCCGACACCGCGATGGGCGCGGGGTTCGTCGCGGTGACAGGGCCGGGGCTCGTCGTCGAGCTCTCCGACGCCCCGACCGGCGGCACGCTCCCCCAGGGGGCCCGCGCCGACGACCTCGTGGTCCACCAGCAGGACCTCGAGGCCGTCGTCAACGCGCTGTGGGCCGGTGGCGCCGAGGCCATGACGATCCAGGGTCAACGCGTGACGTCGACGACGGCGGTCCGGTGCGTGGGGAACGTGCTGCTGCTGCAGGGCAAGACGTACTCGCCGCCGTACCGCGTCGCGGCGATCGGCGACCCCGCCGAGCTGCGCGACGCCGTCGACGACTCCCCCACCGTGCAGGTGTACCTGGAGTACGTGGAGGCCTACCACCTCGGGTGGAGCGTCACGCAGCAGGCCGAGATCGAGATGCCGGCGTACGACGGCGATCGCACCCTGACGTACTCGACGGTCCCTGGTGAGGGTGGCGATGGCGACTCCTGA